The DNA window CAAGCCTCTGGGAGTTGGCGCTAATTGCCCCTTAGCCACTTCAGAGTAACCCAGAGGCCTCCTGGGTTGCTTTGGGAAGAGTGATTTCTGAGGGTTGCtgcccacccccacttcctccagctggAAGGGTTACTTTGCTGAGCTGTGGGCTTTTACTAATGCAGTATTCACAGTAGTGACACCTGAGCCCTCTACCCTAGGGAGGGAGCCTGCTGCAAGGCTGGGAGGGGATCAGCCCTTTTCTGTCTTAGTGATCTGAGCTCTCATTTCTGGGTGTCTGCACTCCTGCCATGGGGCCGGATCCTAGGGTGTCCTCTCTAGAGTCTAGCACTTGAAGGAAGAGGCTGACTTGGGGAAGTCCTTGGGAGAGGTGGCTGGGTGGGGCCCCTAGGCTGGTCTCTGGAGGCCTTCTTGCCAGCTGCTGCCTTTGGTCTCCTGTGGTTCAGCCTAGAGACCAGACTTGTGGGAGCTACAGAGGTCTGAAGGGGTGAGGCCTACAAGGGTTGGGTAAAAATGAGGGTTCTTCAGGCAGCAGGAGGTGTGAGCCTGGAGCAGGGACACTGAGTCCCCATGGGAGGTAGTGGGGCAGGGTTGGTGGGCTAGCCTAGTCCATTGCTGCTTCTACTCTCATTGCTACCTCTGTCCTCCTGCCACGACTCTCTTTCCTGACTCCTCCTCTTCTGGCTCCTGTTGCCTGTCCAGACCACAACTCGACGGCCCAAGGTGAGAACAAGCAGGTCTCTGTAAGCCACTGCTGAGTGCACATATATTTcaggcatgtgcatgtatgtgggcatGCATGCTAGCAAGTAAATGTTGGTTGCAGTATACCAAGGGAGAAGAGGAGCTTGAGGCTGGTAATTGGACTCCCTGGGAAAGTGATTtctagttcttttttgtttttatgtatatgagtgttgcctgcatgtatgtatgtcatatgtgtgccctcagaggccaagaGAAGGTGTCAGATATTTTGGgatatgtgagtgctgggactcaaacctgggttctttggaagagTGGCCAGTTACTCTCCTGAGGCATCTTTCCAGGCCCTACAACTTGTAATATTTGAGAGGCCATCTTAGCCAATAGATTGGGTGTGGAAGAGCAGTAAGAAGGGTTATAGCTAATCAAGACAGGCTTTGATCAGCTTGGAAGGGTGCAATTAAAAGAAGTGAGTGCTCTGGGTGCCTGGGTGAGGGGTGGGAGCATTTGTGGGTAGTCTGGTGTTCAACATTACTGGGGCAGCACTGTCTACCCCAGGGTTTGTGGCTTCCTGAAAGCTGGCcagcccccccaaccccctccagcCTCAGCAGGAGCCTGGATTCTGTGACTTAGTTAGAGCTTTGTCGTGGGTGAGGAGGTAAGGGGTCAGCTCTACTTACCTTTCTTGGAGGGTAGTCTGTACAGTTTCCATCTCAGCCCAGTAACCTATAGGATCTGTTGATGTATACCAAAGCAGAGAAGACTAGGGAGGCTTACCAGGAGAGCAAGCCTGACTCCACCCTTTCGGCCCCGCCCTCTGTGAACAGGACAATTGAGAAGTCTCTAATCTGTTCTTTGCTTCTGGGAATGACATTGAGGCACTTTTTTCTGCTGGGGGAGTTGGACATGAGCCCAGCAAGCTAGGAATGGAGTATTAAGAAGTTGCTAGAATGATCACAAGTGGGTCACAAAGGGGAGTTCTGGGGAGTGAGATCCTGTTTTGAAGGTTAGGGCAGAGTGGGGAGGAATGTGGACACAGTGCCAAGGGAGGAACCTTATAATCTCATGTCTCCcgtcctctcttctttttctccactgTCCATTGTCACTGCTACTTTCAACTCTGTCATTGTCCTCCCCTTACCCCGCTTTTGGTCCCATTGTGCTTTAtacactctctttctctcctctgcctcctttccttgttccccctcttccttccacaCTCCCgtattctgttttctttgtggTCTACTCTTGTCCTCTCAACAGCCTACTCGCCCAGCCAGTACTGGGGTGGCTGGGCCCAGTAGCTCCTTGGGCCCCTCTGGATCAGCATCAGCCGGTGAACTGAGCAGCAGTGAGCCCAGCACCCCAGCTCAGACTCCGCTGGCAGCACCCATCATCCCCACACCGGCCCTCACCTCTCCTGGAGCAGCACCCCCACTTCCTTCTCCCTCTAAGGTAAGGAGGAGTCAAGGCACCTCTGCAACCCTGGCCAGGGTTGGGGAAGACCTAGGACCGGAGTCAGAAAGAGTGGGGACATAGCGTGCTCCTGGCCGAAGTGTCCCCATCCTTCCTGCTCTTCTATATTCCCTCTGCGTCTCTCGTGCCGCAGTTTCCTCTTAGATGTTTGTAGGCCACCTGCTCCTGGTTCTCAGTCTAGGGAAAGGCTTTTATACATTCTTATCTTTGCTTCAGCTCAGTTTTGTTAGGGTGGGGCAGGAGCTGTGCACAAACCATGGGCTTCCTCTtggcaggaagaggaagggctGAGGGCCCAGGTACGGGACCtggaggagaagctggagaccttgCGTCTGAAACGCTCAGAAGACAAAGCAAAgctgaaggagctggagaagcACAAGATCCAGCTGGAGCAGGTGCAGGAATGGAAGAGCAAAATGCAGGAGCAGCAGGCGGACCTGCAGCGGCGCCTCAAGGAGGCGCGGAAGGTGCGCCTCGGATGGAGCTGGTGCCGGGAAGGTGGAAGGACCCAAACAAGGGAACTGGGAACTAGGCTGGGCTATAGGGTGCCCCGGAAGAAAGGGCAGCGTGGGAGTCGCTCTGGTTGCTCCACTGACTTCTAACCTCCAGGAAGCCAAGGAGGCACTGGAGGCAAAGGAGCGCTACATGGAGGAGATGGCAGACACAGCCGACGCCATCGAGATGGCCACTCTGGACAAGGAGATGGCCGAGGAGCGGGCCGAGTCCCTgcagcaggaggtggaggcaCTGAAGGAACGAGTAGACGAACTCACCACAGACTTGGAGATCCTCAAGGCTGAAATTGAAGAGAAAGGTAGGGGACGAGGAGCAGGAGTGGGGCCAGCTGGTGCAGCAGGACTGGCATGAACACCCCGTCGCTCTTACAGGCTCTGATGGGGCTGCGTCCAGCTACCAGCTCAAACAGCTGGAGGAGCAGAATGCCCGCCTGAAGGACGCCCTGGTGAGGTAGGCCTTTCTCTGTCCCCTCCTGCCTCAGGTGTCAGCACTCGTCACCTTGTGACCGACCACCCTTTCTGCCATCTCTGTCTTCCCTTTGACTCTTTCCTTTGCTGCTTCCACTTCTGCACAGGATGCGAGATCTCtcttcctcagagaagcaggagcaTGTGAAGCTCCAGAAGCTCATGGAAAAGAAGAACCAGGAGCTGGAGGTTGTGAGGCAGCAGCGTGAGCGTCTTCAGGAGGAACTGAGCCAGGCAGAGAGCACCATCGATGAGCTCAAAGAGCAGGTCTGAGAACACAGCCCTCACCCACCCCTGCAGCTCCCACTGCCCCTCCTGCATCTGGACCCTTAAGATGGCACTTTTCCCTGTCCCTTCCCCTTGACACAGGTGGACGCTGCTCTGGGAGCTGAGGAGATGGTGGAGATGCTGACTGACCGGAACCTGAATCTGGAGGAGAAAGTGCGAGAATTACGGGAGACTGTGGGGGACTTGGTAAGAAGAGAGCAGGTCCCTGACTTCTGACCCTGATGGAGAATATTTGGAGGGACCGTTCCGCCCTGCCATCTTGACCCTACATGTATGCTCTTCCCTGCTCTGCCGTCCAGGAAGCGATGAATGAGATGAATGACGAGCTGCAGGAGAACGCACGCGAGACAGAACTGGAGCTGCGTGAGCAGCTGGACATGGCAGGCGCCCGAGTAAGGGAGGCCCAGAAGCGAGTGGAAGCCGCCCAGGAGACGGTCGCCGACTACCAGCAGACCATCAAGAAGTACCGCCAGTTGACTGCCCACCTACAGGTGCCTGCCTCGCCTCTGGTCTCTGATCAAGGTAACCCTagggttcccaggacccactgtGCATCACTGTCTGCTCTCAGGATGTCAATCGGGAGCTGACCAACCAGCAGGAAGCGTCTGTGGAGAGACAGCAGCAGCCACCGCCAGAGACTTTTGATTTCAAAATCAAGTTTGCTGAGACCAAGGCTCATGCCAAGGTCAGGAAAGTGGGCACCTTAAAGTCAGGGGTGTTGGAGAGCCCGGGCAGAGGAGGGGTAGCTGTGGGCTGACTTGGGGTGGGGTTCTGGACTTGGTGCTTAGGGTGGCAATTGTGGAAGAATCCTGGCCTGGACCTAACCTAGAAACAAAGGGCCTGGTGTTTCTGCAGCTTTGCATCCAGCCTGAGATCCCTTCTCCCTGTCCTTACAGGCGATCGAGATGGAGTTGAGGCAGATGGAAGTTGCCCAGGCCAACCGGCACATGTCCCTGCTGACGGCCTTTATGCCTGACAGCTTCCTTCGGCCAGGGGGAGACCATGACTGTGTCCTGGTGCTGCTGCTCATGCCCCGACTCATCTGCAAGGTATGGCCAGTGAGTCAAGAAAACCATTCAGTGTACTGTGAGCCAAGGCACTGAGGATGTGAGGGGAAGGGGGCAGGCACCAGCTGTCCACACAGCCTCTGAGGTAGGGCGGGTACTCCTGCTCAGCAGGGACTCAGTGAACACAGCCAGCTGCCACATTCAGGAGCCCTGTGTCTGCATTCCACAGCTGCACATCAGAGTGTTTGGAGAAAAGCCTTGTGCATGCACACTTTTTCTCTCACTGTTCTCTGAACAATCCAGTATATCCTTGGTATCACTTAGCTTGTGTTAGGTACCATCAGTAACCTAGAGGTGGTTTAACAtgtacaggtgtgtgcacataGGTTACATGCAGATCCTGAGCATTTTACATGAGGCAGTCAAACATCATGTGCTAGTGTTTACAGGAGGGGTCTGAAACCAGTCCCCTCCAGATAGGAGAAAGTAtccaaggaggagaaggagcctcCTGGTGAGGCAGTTGGTGATTTCTTTAGCCGAGGGTAGAGGTTACTAAAGGAATGACATTTAAACTGGAGTAGAGGTAGCCCTAGGTGCTGGAGGATATGTGGCAGGGAATCTAGGCAGATTACGACCCTGCTCTGCCCTGAGCCTCCTGCCTGTTAAGAGCCGTGTCTGCTCTCCTCCACGTGTGCATCCCCTGCACATAGTCGCTTAGCTGTGTCATGACTCTTGGACTTGTGTTCTTTGTCCTCAACTCCCAGCTCCAGTGCCCTGGTCTTCTTCCCACAGGCAGAGCTCATCCGGAAGCAGGCCCAGGAGAAGTTTGACCTGAGTGAGAACTGTTCGGAGCGGCCTGGGCTGCGAGGGGCTGCTGGGGAGCAGCTAAGCTTTGCCGCCGGGCTGGTGTACTCGCTGAGTCTGCTGCAGGCCACACTGCACCGCTACGAGCAGTAAGAGACTCCTCAGCCCCTCCCTTGTACCCTGGGCCATGTAACTGCCTGGAGACCGTGCCCTCATGGAGCCCCTTTCTGGTCCTCAGTGCCCTCTCTCAGTGCAGCGTGGACGTGTACAAGAAGGTAGGCAGCCTGTACCCGGAGATGAGTGCCCACGAGCGCTCCTTAGATTTCCTCATCGAGCTGCTGCACAAGGATCAGCTGGACGAGACTGTCAACGTGGAGCCCCTCACCAAGGCCATCAAGTACTACCAGGTCTGGGGCCGGAGTTCAGGTCGGGGGAAATGGCAGGGCAGGAAGGGATTCATACCTACTGAGAGTTCTTGCCAGGGTGTACAAGGTTTTATGGCCGTGGTTGGCTTCTTGAGACCAGTttgctctgcttttctttttattgttgtttggggTTGGTTTGTTGCTGTTGAAGGGGAACagtataatttttttgttttgttcttttgagactgggtctcatgtaacccaggctgacctttaacttgctgtgtagcggaagataaccttgaactcctgatcttcctgcatcCATCCCAAATGTTgagatgcatgtatgtacatgtgtactgtGTGGTACagtgtgcatgtagaggtcatACGACAACATGAAGCAGTTGACTCTTTCTTTCCATCATATGGGTCTTGAGGTTTGAACTTGGGAGCAAGTGTCTTTATCACTTAGCCATTACTagctgcttttaattttttttttaattttttttttatttattcatttattatatataagtacactgtagctgtcttcagatacaccagaagagggcatcagatctctttacagatggttgtgagccaccatgtggttgctgggaattgaactcatgacctctggaagagcagtcgggtgctcttaaccgctgagccatctctccagcccttactagCTGCTTTTATAAGACGGCATCtccctgtagctcaggctggcctccaactcctgaTGCTCTTGTCTTAGCCTCCCCAGTGCCAGGATTGTGGGCCACCAGTCCCACTTCTTGTTTGTCTGATACGAACTTGCCTTGTGATGTCACTGCCTAGAGGTTTTAGAAAGCTTTGAACCTTTGAAGACCACAGTGTCTCCAGTTTGGGAGTAGGGCATCCCCCAGCTCTTGCCCTTCCCAAGACTGAAGGCTGCCTCTGTtgtcctccccagcatctgtacAGCATCCACCTCGCTGAGCAGCCCGAGGAGTCCACCATGCAGCTGGCTGACCACATCAAGGTGACGTGTCTGCATCGTGACTAAGCTTCTATAGAGATGAGGGAGGGAAATGGGACCGAGAGGTCTGTGAAAGCAGAGGACCTGTGCACACGGGATAGAAGATGCGTCCCAGGGATGAGGATGGTGATGGAGCTCCCGTGAGGGGCCGAGACTCATGTTTCTTCCTGTACAGTTCACCCAGAGTGCCCTGGATTGTATGAGCGTGGAGGTGGGGCGGCTGCGTGCCTTCTTGCAGGTGAGGGCTCACCTGGATCTGAGGAGTTCTTCCctatcctttcccctcccctcccccagtgctgATGGCAGTTGTCTGTTTCCTTCTCCCGAGTAGGGTGGGCAGGAGGCAACAGATATTGCTCTTCTTCTGCGAGACCTGGAAACATCCTGCAGTGACATCCGTCAGTTCTGCAAGAAGATCCGACGGCGAATGCCAGGGACGGATGCTCCTGGGATCCCAGCAGCGCTGGCCTTCGGCTCACAGGTTTAGGGCTGAGCAGAAACAGGAGGGGCCGAGCACGTTGAGATCCGGGTCTGGTCAGGGGGTTGAATTGGGAAGCCAGGAAGTGTGATGGTGGACCAGGATGGGCTCCTGACTCTGGCCTGTCACACAGGTGTCTGACACACTCCTGGACTGCAGGAAGCACCTGACGTGGGTGGTAGCTGTTCTGCAGGAGGTGGCAGCTGCAGCCGCCCAGCTCATCGCCCCCTTGGCAGAGAACGAGGGGCTGCCCGTGGCTGCACTGGAGGAGCTGGCTTTCAAAGCAAGCGAGCAGGTTGGCCCGGAACCGTGGGGTCTGCGGAGGCTCTAGCTGTTGCCAGCTTCTCATACCTGCTCTTGGCTGTGCAGATCTACGGGAGCCCCTCCAGCAGCCCCTACGAATGTCTGCGCCAGTCATGCTCCATCCTCATCAGCACGATGAACAAGTTGGCCACAGCCATGCAGGAAGGCGAGTATGACGCAGAGCGGCCCCCGAGCAAGGTAGGTGGAGGTTTCTGGGGACTCAGCACCTTGTGGAGAGTGGGGAGACTGGAGGGAGGGGCGTCCTGCCTAAAAGTCAGGTGATTTTCCTGTGACTGGAGTGGTCTCTTTCCCCCGCCTCCACCATCTGACCCACTCTAtccttcccctgcctccaccaTCTGGCCCACTGTCTTTTAGCCTCCTCCAGTTGAACTTCGGGCTGCAGCACTGCGTGCAGAGATCACAGATGCTGAAGGTCTGGGTTTGAAGCTTGAGGATCGAGAGACAGTCATCAAGGAGTTAAAGAAGTCACTCAAGATTAAGGtatggaggactggagagatggatcagtggttaagagctgctCTTCAGGGGACactggtttgatccccagcactcacatggtggctcatgactatctgtaactctagtcctaggggacccaatgccctcttctggcctttgagggcaccaggtacacatatggtactcagacatacatgcagacaaaagaacatataatgtaaattaattaattgaaacaATTAAGCTAAAGGCTGGGAAGTGTGGTGGGACTTGGCAATGTCGGGTGCTGGGTGGGAGCTGAGGAAAGAGGTGGAACCTGCAACTAGGTGTCATCTGGGAAGGTGCTCCACGTCCCACAGCCTAACGTGGTCCTGTGGCTCTGGGAGGATGCTGAGGAACTGAAGTGTTGCCTTATCTAGGGAGAGGAGCTGAGTGAGGCCAACGTGCGGCTGAGCCTCCTGGAGAAGAAGCTGGACAGCGCTGCCAAGGATGCTGATGAGCGAATCGAGAAAGTTCAGACTCGGCTGGAGGAGACGCAGACCCTGCTACGGAAGAAGGAGAAGTGAGCGCCGTCCTGGGGCCCCGAGTCCTCTCCCCGTCCTGCTCTGCAGTTTTCTGTCGATAGTGACTCCTTTAGCCTTGTAGTGTGACTACCCCAGTTTTCTTTTCCtactctcctgtctccctccagcCATGCCTCAGGTTGCCTCTGAGGGCCTGCCCTCAAGACCTGAAAGTCGtgggctgtgaggagggaggtgTCTGAACCCATGTTCTCTCCCACAGAGAGTTTGAGGAGACAATGGATGCACTCCAGGCTGACATAGACCAGCTGGAGGCAGAGAAGACAGAGCTCAAGCAGCGCCTGAACAGCCAGTCCAAGCGCACTATTGAGGGACTCCGGGGCCCCCCTCCATCAGGCATTGCTACCCTGGTCTCTGGCATTGCTGGTGGTAAGTATGGTGGCATTGGCCCAAAGGAGGCTGACTTGACTGtcctctcttctgacctcagttTGACTTCAGGTGCTTGCCTATACCCTAGGTGTTCAGCCAAGAACATGCCTGCCCCAGTTTCACGCTGCCTATTTCATTGGggttttattttccttgaaaATACGCTCACAGACCTCTGTATAAAGTAGCATGCGTGCTACCAAGACTGTCAGTAAAGGTGGATGGCGACTGAGTTAGGCCTGGGAGCTGTCCCTCTGGACCTGCCATCTGGCCTTTCTGTCTCAGCCAAGACACCAGAGAGGCCAGGCCACACTGCTGGAGTGTCCAGCCTCGTGTGAAGCCAGTATCTGATGGCCTGCAGTGTGCCTACTTCATTCCATGGCTTCCGTCCTGACCTATTCTTAGGTTCTTAATGAGGTTGGGGAGCCTTGTGTGGAGTTTGTGTCCTCCAGGCtgtttccctgtccctgtccctctccgaTCCCATTGCCCTGGTTTGTTTCTACCCCGCTTTCAGTATGTGCTTAACATTTTCACTCAAGAGAACAATCTAGTCCCATGGTTAAACCACCAGGATCTCTGGCCTTTCCTCACTGCTCATCTTACCTGAGGTCTTGCCCTTATCAAAGGCCTAGTCATAGATATGACCTGACTCAGGACGGTGACCAAGTGCCTTTGTGACAGCGTGCTCCCACAGTATAGGCAGCCCCATGTGCTTTGAGAGGGAACCTTTTGATTCACCATTTTGTGTTTCAGTATAGCTCTTAAACAAATTCCACTTCTGGATTAATGAACACCCCATCAGACAAGGGAGGCACTTACCTCAGAGCAAGGGGAAGCCTGAGGAGCAGAGCAGGGCCTTCACCTCCTTCCCAGACTTTGCAGCTGGAGCACTCAGGGTGCAGAGGTGCATGCAGCCTCTGAGGTGTCCTGTGCCTTTCCTGGATGGAGCAGGGGTCAGGGAGGCGGGAGCAGCCTCACCACATGCTTCCTGCAGTCACTCAGTTTACCATTCTCTCAGAGGTGCCCTGACTCACGGCCTTGTCCGCCTTTATCTCCTTTACAccccaaaggcagaggcagggtcttAGAAGTGTTGGTGGTGAGGAAAAGGGTCTTCTGCATGTTGTGCCCAGAGTTCCTCTGCTTTGTCCAATGTCCCCATATTATCTAAtcgctctctctcttttctgctcCCCCATGGGCTCTCCAGAGGAACAACAGCGAGGTAGAGACCTACCCGGGCTGGGGTTTACCAAGGCACTGGGACTGGAGACAGCATCAGAagtggaggtggggatggggaaggTAAAGAGCCCAGTTTTCAATCCTGTGCACCCAGGACTGATGATATTCTGCATGCTGTTCACAGGGGGCACTCCTGGGCAGGCTCCAGGCGCCTTGCCAGGCCCGGGGCCGGTGAAGGACTCACCACTGCTGCTTCAGCAGATCTCTGCCATGAGGTTACACATCTCTCAGCTCCAGCATGAGAACAGCATCCTCAGAGTAAGGCACTCGGGAATGTGGGCCCTGAGCTCGCCTGCCCATCAATGGTCAGCCGAGGCCACTGGTGCCTCTGAACCACTTACTCTGTTCCCTTCACCTCCTGACAGGGAGCCCAGATGAAGGCGTCCTTGGCAGCTCTGCCCCCTCTGCATGTTGCAAAGTTTTCCCTCCCACCCCATGAGGGCCCTGGTGGTAACCTCCTGTCTGGGGCACTGTATCGCAAGACCAGCCAGCTGTTGGAGAAACTAAACCAACTGAGCACTCACACCCACGTAGTAGACATCACCCGAAGCAGCCCGGGTATGTACCTCTGCTCCTGAGAAGATGGCTGCAGCCACTCTGACCCCAGGCTCTTCCCAGCTGTCTTCAGTAGCTTCAGGATTGTTTCCCTGATTCTTGTGCATAGTCTCTCCCTACTCTATCTCTCccgtctctctctcctttcttctctgataCTGGGGTCCAGCTGAGGGCCTCAAGCCTGCTACACTGGTGCTCTGTGGCCTAGGCCACCCTCAGACTCAGACCTGCACCAGCCTCGgcctccctgagtgctggaattaaagtgtgcgccaccacacctggtctCAGTACGTTGCCCAGGCGGACCTTGAACTTCAGACCCTCCTCCCCCAATCTGTCAGTGGCCTTCTAGGCCTTCCCACCAGAGCCAGTTTACTCTTTCTCTCTGAAGTGCTTGTTGTATGTGGGTTCAGTCCCCATGTGTCCGACCGTGCAGTTCGGCTGCTTGGATGGACTTAGTGTCCTGACATTTCTCCCTCCGCACAGCTGCCAAGAGCCCATCCGCTCAGCTTATGGAACAAGTGGCCCAGCTCAAGTCTCTGAGCGACACCATCGAGAAGCTCAAGGTCAGTCACATCCTACCTTCCCACACTGAGCTCCCTGGGGTAGCCAGGCTCTCGTAGGTGCTCTGTGCTTGCTCTGTGCTCTGTGGCACACTGCAGTGCAGGTGGGAGGAGCTGATCGATAAATTCAGTCAACAAAGTGGGTGACTAGCGCCATCTTTAGGCTGATGAGCCGCCAGTGCTGACGGGGTGACTCTGGGATGTGTGGCTGCAGTTTGTCATCTGAAATCACTGGAGGGGCAGCATGTTTGCAGCGACTTCCTAGACGCAATGGACAGAGTTAGGCCTTAAAGAATGGAGGCGTGTACAGGAGGGAGGGATGCTGGATGGGCCTAGACCAGAGACAAGAACAGAAGAACAGTGATGGGAAGCCACCCTCCCCTGGAGCTAGCGTTGCTGTGAAGCGGAGGAGGTCTTGAGCTATTGACTGGAGCCCCTACATGaaccctgcctccctcctcctccccaggaTGAGGTCCTCAAGGAGACAGTAACTCAGCGTCCTGGAGCTACTGTTCCCACTGACTTTGCCACCTTCCCTTCATCTGCCTTCCTGAGGGTAAGGGGGAGCATGGGGTGGGAGACGGTGCTCCCGTGGGGTGCAAGAGGCCCAGCCTCAGAGCCTGCTTTACCCGGCAGGGCCAAGTCTGGTTTGCACAGGACCAGAAGTGCTTCCAGCACGTAGAGATTGGAATATTGTAGCGAATAGACTCAGGTTACCTTGCTAGACCACCCTTGCTCTCATTTGAAGCGTTACTGTGGTGTCAGAACCCAGAAGCCTGTTT is part of the Rattus norvegicus strain BN/NHsdMcwi chromosome 4, GRCr8, whole genome shotgun sequence genome and encodes:
- the Dctn1 gene encoding dynactin subunit 1 encodes the protein MAQSKRHMYNRTPSGSRMSTEASARPLRVGSRVEVIGKGHRGTVAYVGATLFATGKWVGVILDEAKGKNDGTVQGRKYFTCDEGHGIFVRQSQIQVFEDGADTTSPETPDSSASKILKREGADAAAKTSKLRGLKPKKAPTARKTTTRRPKPTRPASTGVAGPSSSLGPSGSASAGELSSSEPSTPAQTPLAAPIIPTPALTSPGAAPPLPSPSKEEEGLRAQVRDLEEKLETLRLKRSEDKAKLKELEKHKIQLEQVQEWKSKMQEQQADLQRRLKEARKEAKEALEAKERYMEEMADTADAIEMATLDKEMAEERAESLQQEVEALKERVDELTTDLEILKAEIEEKGSDGAASSYQLKQLEEQNARLKDALVRMRDLSSSEKQEHVKLQKLMEKKNQELEVVRQQRERLQEELSQAESTIDELKEQVDAALGAEEMVEMLTDRNLNLEEKVRELRETVGDLEAMNEMNDELQENARETELELREQLDMAGARVREAQKRVEAAQETVADYQQTIKKYRQLTAHLQDVNRELTNQQEASVERQQQPPPETFDFKIKFAETKAHAKAIEMELRQMEVAQANRHMSLLTAFMPDSFLRPGGDHDCVLVLLLMPRLICKAELIRKQAQEKFDLSENCSERPGLRGAAGEQLSFAAGLVYSLSLLQATLHRYEHALSQCSVDVYKKVGSLYPEMSAHERSLDFLIELLHKDQLDETVNVEPLTKAIKYYQHLYSIHLAEQPEESTMQLADHIKFTQSALDCMSVEVGRLRAFLQGGQEATDIALLLRDLETSCSDIRQFCKKIRRRMPGTDAPGIPAALAFGSQVSDTLLDCRKHLTWVVAVLQEVAAAAAQLIAPLAENEGLPVAALEELAFKASEQIYGSPSSSPYECLRQSCSILISTMNKLATAMQEGEYDAERPPSKPPPVELRAAALRAEITDAEGLGLKLEDRETVIKELKKSLKIKGEELSEANVRLSLLEKKLDSAAKDADERIEKVQTRLEETQTLLRKKEKEFEETMDALQADIDQLEAEKTELKQRLNSQSKRTIEGLRGPPPSGIATLVSGIAGEEQQRGGTPGQAPGALPGPGPVKDSPLLLQQISAMRLHISQLQHENSILRGAQMKASLAALPPLHVAKFSLPPHEGPGGNLLSGALYRKTSQLLEKLNQLSTHTHVVDITRSSPAAKSPSAQLMEQVAQLKSLSDTIEKLKDEVLKETVTQRPGATVPTDFATFPSSAFLRAKEEQQDDTVYMGKVTFSCAAGLGQRHRLVLTQEQLHQLHGRLIS
- the Dctn1 gene encoding dynactin subunit 1 isoform X2, giving the protein MAQSKRHMYNRTPSGSRMSTEASARPLRVGSRVEVIGKGHRGTVAYVGATLFATGKWVGVILDEAKGKNDGTVQGRKYFTCDEGHGIFVRQSQIQVFEDGADTTSPETPDSSASKILKREGADAAAKTSKLRGLKPKKTTTRRPKPTRPASTGVAGPSSSLGPSGSASAGELSSSEPSTPAQTPLAAPIIPTPALTSPGAAPPLPSPSKEEEGLRAQVRDLEEKLETLRLKRSEDKAKLKELEKHKIQLEQVQEWKSKMQEQQADLQRRLKEARKEAKEALEAKERYMEEMADTADAIEMATLDKEMAEERAESLQQEVEALKERVDELTTDLEILKAEIEEKGSDGAASSYQLKQLEEQNARLKDALVRMRDLSSSEKQEHVKLQKLMEKKNQELEVVRQQRERLQEELSQAESTIDELKEQVDAALGAEEMVEMLTDRNLNLEEKVRELRETVGDLEAMNEMNDELQENARETELELREQLDMAGARVREAQKRVEAAQETVADYQQTIKKYRQLTAHLQDVNRELTNQQEASVERQQQPPPETFDFKIKFAETKAHAKAIEMELRQMEVAQANRHMSLLTAFMPDSFLRPGGDHDCVLVLLLMPRLICKAELIRKQAQEKFDLSENCSERPGLRGAAGEQLSFAAGLVYSLSLLQATLHRYEHALSQCSVDVYKKVGSLYPEMSAHERSLDFLIELLHKDQLDETVNVEPLTKAIKYYQHLYSIHLAEQPEESTMQLADHIKFTQSALDCMSVEVGRLRAFLQGGQEATDIALLLRDLETSCSDIRQFCKKIRRRMPGTDAPGIPAALAFGSQVSDTLLDCRKHLTWVVAVLQEVAAAAAQLIAPLAENEGLPVAALEELAFKASEQIYGSPSSSPYECLRQSCSILISTMNKLATAMQEGEYDAERPPSKPPPVELRAAALRAEITDAEGLGLKLEDRETVIKELKKSLKIKGEELSEANVRLSLLEKKLDSAAKDADERIEKVQTRLEETQTLLRKKEKEFEETMDALQADIDQLEAEKTELKQRLNSQSKRTIEGLRGPPPSGIATLVSGIAGEEQQRGGTPGQAPGALPGPGPVKDSPLLLQQISAMRLHISQLQHENSILRGAQMKASLAALPPLHVAKFSLPPHEGPGGNLLSGALYRKTSQLLEKLNQLSTHTHVVDITRSSPAAKSPSAQLMEQVAQLKSLSDTIEKLKDEVLKETVTQRPGATVPTDFATFPSSAFLRAKEEQQDDTVYMGKVTFSCAAGLGQRHRLVLTQEQLHQLHGRLIS